The DNA window CAAGATCCCCGACGTGGACGAACACATCAATAACTCTGTCATGTGTGTAATGCTTCGCGGGGCCCTGTTGCCTTCAATGATTATGAGCAAAGAGGTGGAGGAGTACAGCTCCAACGGCTATGTTACCCCCTTCGCTCTTTTCCGAATTCAGCGGGACGATTCAAAGAAGGAACGCAATATGGAATACCTTCTGGACCTGGACCGTTCCTTCTTCGATCTTGAAACCCTGGACGGCAAGGACCTCATTTTCGCCGATCCCATGAACGCTACAGGCGGAAGCCTCGTGACCATTGTCAAGTATCTGTCGGAACAGGGTATCAAGCCGCGATCCATCCTGTTTTTCAATGTAATCTCCGCCTTGAAGGGGTCCCTCCGCATCGTACGGGCAATCGAAAACGCCTACGTCTACACATTGTGGATGGATCCTGTCCTGAACGACAAAGCCTATATTCTTCCGGGACTCGGAGACGCCGGGGATCGTCTTAACGGTCCTGATGCGCATGATTCCCCGAGGAACATCATTCAGCTTATTGCCGATTACGGGTCAAGTGTAACATCCCTGTATCGGTCACAGGTAAGGGAAATTGAGGCGACAGTACTGGGGCGCTAGCCTTCTGCTGATTCTGCTTCTCGGGGGCTGTACCTCCGTCTCCAATGAAGAGGCGGCGGAGGCCTACTATAACCTCGGCAATGCCTATTTTGATCTGGGAAGGCTCAATGAATCGAAAAGGGCATATCAGCGTGCCCTGGAACTTGACCCGTCCCTTGCTGCCGCCACCTATAATCTTGCGAGGCTCTACATCGAAGACAGACGGTTCGATGAGGCGGAAGAAATCCTGCTTGCGCTTGTTGGGGCTGACGAGGAAAACACCCTGCTGTACGAGACCCTTGGCTGGCTTGAATTCCGACGGGGCAATAATCGGGCCGCCGCCCAACGATACCGGCAAGCCCTCGATCTCACGGAGGGGAATGCTGCCGTCTGGTATAATCTGGGGCGTATTCACGAAGTTGAAGGAGAACTGACAGAGGCGGTGGAGGCTTATCGAAAGGCTGTCTACTATGAACCGGATACGCTTCTGTACCGAACAGGCCTGGGAGAGGTGTATTACCTGCTTGAGGATTATATCGAAGCCGTCGATCTTCTGTATCCTGCCTTCTCGTCGGGGAACAGGGACCTTCAGCTGATAGTACTGCTTGTAAAAAACCTGACATCCGCCGAGGAGTATCCCGCTGCTCTTGAAGTTGCCGATGCCGGAATGGAAACCTGGGAAACGCAAAGACCGGAGGATCAGCAGAACGAAATAAAGGCGGAAATACTCTTTTATAAATCCTTCACCCTGCTGGTGGGTTTTGAAAACACTGCCGAGGGGCTCTCCGCGCTGCGGGAAAGCATTGATTCAGGATTTGACGATGCGGATAAGCTTGCACTGTTTTACAGGTATCCTGATATTCCCGGTTTTGAAGAGATTCAGGAGCTTCTGGAGGATAAAAAACTGGCGCCGAAGGAGTCTCCGGCGCCGAAGGTTGAACACTAGGTATTCTCAGGAGTTCAGGGCTTTGAGGGTAGCAGAAAGCACCTGTTCGGGGCTGCCGGCTGCATCAATGTCTGTTTTTATACCCTTATCTTTGTAGTAATCGATCAGAGGCTGAGTTTGACGATAATATACCTGGAGACGGTTCTTTATTGCTTCAGGCGCATCGTCCTGGCGGGTGTACAGTTCTCCGCCACAGCTGTCACAAATGCCCTCCTTCCTGGGGGGGGCAAATTTTACATGGTAGGTGGCTCCACAGTTTTTACAGACCCGGCGTCCTGATAAGCGGTCTACAAGCACTTCATCGGCTACGGAAAAATTAACAGCCATCTGAAGCGTCGATATTGTATCCAGGGCCTCAGCCTGGGGTATTGTTCTTGGAAAACCATCAAGAATAAAGCCTTTCCCGGTATCTCCCTGGTTCAGACGCTCCTCAACAAGGGCAACCGTCAAATCGTCGGGAACCAGTTCTCCTGAATCGAGTATGGACTTTACCTTCTTCCCCAGTTCCGACTGGTCTTTTATTGCCTTTCGGAACAGGTCTCCCGTCGAGATATGCGGTATTCCAAGCTCTTCACTGACTTTAACTGCGACAGTTCCCTTTCCGGCCCCGGGGGGACCGAGAAACACTAGATTCATTACTCTTCCTCCGTAGTCACATCTGCCTCTTCACAGGCGCTGCTGCAATAAGGCGTATCCGTATCGGGCAGAAAATAGTTACCGCATGCGGTGCATCGGCGGTATTGTCTGGCACACTCGAGGGAGCAGAACTGATCCATCTGAACCGTCTCTATATCGATGTATTTGCCACAGTTTCTGCACCGATAGTATACAGTACCC is part of the Marispirochaeta aestuarii genome and encodes:
- a CDS encoding uracil phosphoribosyltransferase: MNKVVLTASDLDGYLTDSDKNRLNEMEAYYRKALEISAGLSETLDPAVREKGKESLISIYNTMGNFMQEITGREEKIKVYPFDTPRENHGEASRLIAKLRDMDTQQHEFIYYIQRAYELLFNLAFSGWDSSKRNYFIKKTPVTAPVQNYAVHKIPDVDEHINNSVMCVMLRGALLPSMIMSKEVEEYSSNGYVTPFALFRIQRDDSKKERNMEYLLDLDRSFFDLETLDGKDLIFADPMNATGGSLVTIVKYLSEQGIKPRSILFFNVISALKGSLRIVRAIENAYVYTLWMDPVLNDKAYILPGLGDAGDRLNGPDAHDSPRNIIQLIADYGSSVTSLYRSQVREIEATVLGR
- a CDS encoding tetratricopeptide repeat protein, with amino-acid sequence MRRQYWGASLLLILLLGGCTSVSNEEAAEAYYNLGNAYFDLGRLNESKRAYQRALELDPSLAAATYNLARLYIEDRRFDEAEEILLALVGADEENTLLYETLGWLEFRRGNNRAAAQRYRQALDLTEGNAAVWYNLGRIHEVEGELTEAVEAYRKAVYYEPDTLLYRTGLGEVYYLLEDYIEAVDLLYPAFSSGNRDLQLIVLLVKNLTSAEEYPAALEVADAGMETWETQRPEDQQNEIKAEILFYKSFTLLVGFENTAEGLSALRESIDSGFDDADKLALFYRYPDIPGFEEIQELLEDKKLAPKESPAPKVEH
- a CDS encoding adenylate kinase, which gives rise to MNLVFLGPPGAGKGTVAVKVSEELGIPHISTGDLFRKAIKDQSELGKKVKSILDSGELVPDDLTVALVEERLNQGDTGKGFILDGFPRTIPQAEALDTISTLQMAVNFSVADEVLVDRLSGRRVCKNCGATYHVKFAPPRKEGICDSCGGELYTRQDDAPEAIKNRLQVYYRQTQPLIDYYKDKGIKTDIDAAGSPEQVLSATLKALNS